From Bradysia coprophila strain Holo2 unplaced genomic scaffold, BU_Bcop_v1 contig_324, whole genome shotgun sequence, the proteins below share one genomic window:
- the LOC119079632 gene encoding phosphatidylinositol 4-phosphate 5-kinase type-1 alpha isoform X8, which produces MKMASGDYKLDSIEIETVTSQKTMDIHSHTTKTTSEDDDKDKVSDGRGTIDVSGDQNMRAGASVGRYKYDRERKLGHRRIGEGGQITYKKIETTQIMGSIQLGIQHTVGSLASKPKRDLLMMDFWELETISFPPEGSSLTPAHHYSEFRFKIYAPIAFRYFRDLFGIQPDDFMMSMCSSPLRELSNPGASGSIFYLTDDDEFIIKTVQHKEGEFLQKLLPGYYMNLNQNPRTLLPKFFGLYCFQCNSKNIRLIVMNNLLPSYVKMHLKYDLKGSTYKRKANKTERSKKSPTYKDLDFMEQHPNGIFLEADTYNALVKTIQRDCRVLESFKIMDYSLLVGVHNLDLAFKEKQAERMNPPQSPKSPREEESDLEDNFDPDHFITHDRDERERGATALNRSRSINRQRLVAHSTAMESIQAESEPIDEEEDVPPGGIPARSEKGERLLLFIGIIDILQSYRLKKKLEHTFKSIIHDGDTVSVCRPSFYAQRFQDFMAKTVFRKIPSPVAGTSYHNHHHHHHNNASATKPATPTTAAPSTISVVPSKPIVTTAPSQTSPAITLPPLKQKTAIVKSKVPPPVPPRGSPKERRTHKTGTSPRATPPGTAPSCCSTPPPAFDDISEGSSIHRPHHHDERGSVDRRVHMSGSTSRSTAYRDDTVRFHELTKSTYSISISEIRLDPHLAVDTSSGSQYGSRGALVWTPPASVEGSTPTYTEGTPSFTESSSSGDMAFSGNSSPLNTSASDRHKPTVEEALNSLTSEMPPPKSSFFKFNFDFFWWQKRS; this is translated from the exons GTAAGCGGAGATCAAAATATGCGTGCTGGAGCATCAGTGGGCCGATACAAGTATGATCGTGAACGCAAATTGGGCCATCGACGTATTGGTGAAGGTGGACAAATTACGtacaaaaaaatcgaaacaacTCAAATTATGGGATCGATTCAGTTAGGCATTCAACATACG GTTGGTAGTTTAGCATCGAAACCGAAACGCGATTTGCTGATGATGGATTTCTGGGAACTGGAGACCATATCATTCCCGCCAGAAGGTTCCAGTCTGACGCCAGCTCATCATTACAGTGAATTTAGATTCAAAATCTATGCACCGATCGCATTTCGCTATTTTAGAGATTTATTTGGCATTCAACCCGACGATTTTATG ATGTCGATGTGTTCGTCACCATTGAGAGAATTGTCCAATCCAGGCGCATCTGGATCGATATTCTATCTCACCGACGACGATGAGTTCATCATCAAGACCGTTCAACACAAAGAAGGTGAATTTTTGCAGAAGCTACTGCCCGGCTATTACATGAACCTCAATCAAAATCCACGTACTCTGTTGCCAAAGTTTTTCGGGCTCTATTGTTTCCAATGCAATAGCAAAAATATTAGACTAATTGTTATGAATAACTTGTTACCGTCGTACGTTAAAATGCATTTGAAATACGATTTGAAGGGATCAACGTACAAACGGAAG GCAAATAAAACTGAAAGAAGTAAAAAGTCTCCAACCTACAAAGATCTTGATTTTATGGAACAGCATCCGAACGGGATTTTTCTCGAAGCCGACACATACAATGCATTAGTGAAAACAATTCAACGCGATTGTCGTGTGCTGgaatcatttaaaataatgGACTATTCACTGCTGGTGGGCGTTCACAATTTAGATTTAGCATTTAAGGAAAAACAAGCCGAACGAATGAATCCACCCCAATCGCCAAAATCGCCGCGTGAAGAAGAATCGGACCTGGAAGACAATTTCGATCCCGATCATTTCATCACGCATGACCGAGATGAACGGGAACGCGGCGCGACTGCATTGAATCGGAGTAGATCGATCAATCGTCAACGGCTGGTGGCACATTCGACGGCAATGGAAAGTATTCAAGCGGAAAGTGAGCCAATTGATGAGGAAGAAGATGTACC ACCGGGCGGTATACCAGCACGAAGTGAAAAGGGTGAACGACTGTTATTATTTATTGGAATCATAGACATACTACAATCGTATCGACttaagaaaaagttggaacaCACATTCAAAAGTATTATTCATGATGGA gaCACCGTGTCGGTATGTCGACCATCATTCTACGCTCAAAGATTTCAGGATTTTATggcgaaaacagtttttcgaaaGATACCATCGC CTGTGGCTGGAACGTCATACCATAATCATCATCACCATCATCACAATAATGCATCAGCTACGAAACCGG CAACCCCAACCACTGCTGCTCCTTCTACGATATCAGTTGTTCCCTCAAAACCAATCGTAACAACAGCACCATCACAGACTAGTCCCGCTATAACGCTTCCGCCGCTTAAACAAAAAACTGCAAttgtaaaatcaaaagtccCTCCACCTGTTCCACCGAGAGGTTCTCCGAAAGAACGTAGAACCCATAAAACTGGTACGAGTCCGCGCGCCACACCACCAG GTACTGCACCCTCATGTTGCTCTACACCTCCTCCTGCTTTTGACGATATATCGGAAGGAAGTAGCATTCATCGGCCGCATCATCACGATGAACGAGGAAGTGTTGACCGTCGTGTTCACATGAGTGGATCGACCAGTCGCAGTACAGCGTATAGGGATGATACTGTCAG ATTTCACGAATTGACCAAATCCACGTATAGTATTAG TATATCCGAGATCCGGCTAGATCCTCATCTAGCTGTCGACACATCTAGCGGAAGTCAGTATGGATCTAGGGGAGCATTAGTATGGACACCACCAGCTTCGGTTGAAGGGTCAACGCCTACTTACACAGAAGGAACACCAAGTTTTACCGAGTCCAGTTCAAGTGGAGATATGG CTTTTTCAGGAAATTCGTCACCTTTAAACACGTCAGCATCCGATCGTCACAAGCCTACGGTGGAGGAGGCATTGAATTCATTAACATCGGAAATG cCTCCACCAAAAtcgtctttttttaaatttaattttgacttCTTTTGGTGGCAAAAGCGGagttaa
- the LOC119079632 gene encoding phosphatidylinositol 4-phosphate 5-kinase type-1 alpha isoform X6, giving the protein MKMASGDYKLDSIEIETVTSQKTMDIHSHTTKTTSEDDDKDKVSDGRGTIDVSGDQNMRAGASVGRYKYDRERKLGHRRIGEGGQITYKKIETTQIMGSIQLGIQHTVGSLASKPKRDLLMMDFWELETISFPPEGSSLTPAHHYSEFRFKIYAPIAFRYFRDLFGIQPDDFMMSMCSSPLRELSNPGASGSIFYLTDDDEFIIKTVQHKEGEFLQKLLPGYYMNLNQNPRTLLPKFFGLYCFQCNSKNIRLIVMNNLLPSYVKMHLKYDLKGSTYKRKANKTERSKKSPTYKDLDFMEQHPNGIFLEADTYNALVKTIQRDCRVLESFKIMDYSLLVGVHNLDLAFKEKQAERMNPPQSPKSPREEESDLEDNFDPDHFITHDRDERERGATALNRSRSINRQRLVAHSTAMESIQAESEPIDEEEDVPPGGIPARSEKGERLLLFIGIIDILQSYRLKKKLEHTFKSIIHDGDTVSVCRPSFYAQRFQDFMAKTVFRKIPSLDLPEIKGNHRKFRTLVSSYIALKHSPSKRKSLSRVAQRSTEADSDSHPVAGTSYHNHHHHHHNNASATKPATPTTAAPSTISVVPSKPIVTTAPSQTSPAITLPPLKQKTAIVKSKVPPPVPPRGSPKERRTHKTGTSPRATPPGTAPSCCSTPPPAFDDISEGSSIHRPHHHDERGSVDRRVHMSGSTSRSTAYRDDTVSISEIRLDPHLAVDTSSGSQYGSRGALVWTPPASVEGSTPTYTEGTPSFTESSSSGDMAFSGNSSPLNTSASDRHKPTVEEALNSLTSEMTRL; this is encoded by the exons GTAAGCGGAGATCAAAATATGCGTGCTGGAGCATCAGTGGGCCGATACAAGTATGATCGTGAACGCAAATTGGGCCATCGACGTATTGGTGAAGGTGGACAAATTACGtacaaaaaaatcgaaacaacTCAAATTATGGGATCGATTCAGTTAGGCATTCAACATACG GTTGGTAGTTTAGCATCGAAACCGAAACGCGATTTGCTGATGATGGATTTCTGGGAACTGGAGACCATATCATTCCCGCCAGAAGGTTCCAGTCTGACGCCAGCTCATCATTACAGTGAATTTAGATTCAAAATCTATGCACCGATCGCATTTCGCTATTTTAGAGATTTATTTGGCATTCAACCCGACGATTTTATG ATGTCGATGTGTTCGTCACCATTGAGAGAATTGTCCAATCCAGGCGCATCTGGATCGATATTCTATCTCACCGACGACGATGAGTTCATCATCAAGACCGTTCAACACAAAGAAGGTGAATTTTTGCAGAAGCTACTGCCCGGCTATTACATGAACCTCAATCAAAATCCACGTACTCTGTTGCCAAAGTTTTTCGGGCTCTATTGTTTCCAATGCAATAGCAAAAATATTAGACTAATTGTTATGAATAACTTGTTACCGTCGTACGTTAAAATGCATTTGAAATACGATTTGAAGGGATCAACGTACAAACGGAAG GCAAATAAAACTGAAAGAAGTAAAAAGTCTCCAACCTACAAAGATCTTGATTTTATGGAACAGCATCCGAACGGGATTTTTCTCGAAGCCGACACATACAATGCATTAGTGAAAACAATTCAACGCGATTGTCGTGTGCTGgaatcatttaaaataatgGACTATTCACTGCTGGTGGGCGTTCACAATTTAGATTTAGCATTTAAGGAAAAACAAGCCGAACGAATGAATCCACCCCAATCGCCAAAATCGCCGCGTGAAGAAGAATCGGACCTGGAAGACAATTTCGATCCCGATCATTTCATCACGCATGACCGAGATGAACGGGAACGCGGCGCGACTGCATTGAATCGGAGTAGATCGATCAATCGTCAACGGCTGGTGGCACATTCGACGGCAATGGAAAGTATTCAAGCGGAAAGTGAGCCAATTGATGAGGAAGAAGATGTACC ACCGGGCGGTATACCAGCACGAAGTGAAAAGGGTGAACGACTGTTATTATTTATTGGAATCATAGACATACTACAATCGTATCGACttaagaaaaagttggaacaCACATTCAAAAGTATTATTCATGATGGA gaCACCGTGTCGGTATGTCGACCATCATTCTACGCTCAAAGATTTCAGGATTTTATggcgaaaacagtttttcgaaaGATACCATCGC TGGATCTGCCGGAGATTAAAGGGAATCATAGAAAGTTCCGTACTTTGGTCTCAAGTTACAtag CTCTGAAACATTCTCCGTCAAAACGAAAAAGTCTATCCCGAGTAGCTCAAAGGTCCACGGAAGCAGACTCGGACAGTCATC CTGTGGCTGGAACGTCATACCATAATCATCATCACCATCATCACAATAATGCATCAGCTACGAAACCGG CAACCCCAACCACTGCTGCTCCTTCTACGATATCAGTTGTTCCCTCAAAACCAATCGTAACAACAGCACCATCACAGACTAGTCCCGCTATAACGCTTCCGCCGCTTAAACAAAAAACTGCAAttgtaaaatcaaaagtccCTCCACCTGTTCCACCGAGAGGTTCTCCGAAAGAACGTAGAACCCATAAAACTGGTACGAGTCCGCGCGCCACACCACCAG GTACTGCACCCTCATGTTGCTCTACACCTCCTCCTGCTTTTGACGATATATCGGAAGGAAGTAGCATTCATCGGCCGCATCATCACGATGAACGAGGAAGTGTTGACCGTCGTGTTCACATGAGTGGATCGACCAGTCGCAGTACAGCGTATAGGGATGATACTGTCAG TATATCCGAGATCCGGCTAGATCCTCATCTAGCTGTCGACACATCTAGCGGAAGTCAGTATGGATCTAGGGGAGCATTAGTATGGACACCACCAGCTTCGGTTGAAGGGTCAACGCCTACTTACACAGAAGGAACACCAAGTTTTACCGAGTCCAGTTCAAGTGGAGATATGG CTTTTTCAGGAAATTCGTCACCTTTAAACACGTCAGCATCCGATCGTCACAAGCCTACGGTGGAGGAGGCATTGAATTCATTAACATCGGAAATG ACGCGGCTTTGA
- the LOC119079632 gene encoding phosphatidylinositol 4-phosphate 5-kinase type-1 alpha isoform X12 encodes MKMASGDYKLDSIEIETVTSQKTMDIHSHTTKTTSEDDDKDKVSDGRGTIDVSGDQNMRAGASVGRYKYDRERKLGHRRIGEGGQITYKKIETTQIMGSIQLGIQHTVGSLASKPKRDLLMMDFWELETISFPPEGSSLTPAHHYSEFRFKIYAPIAFRYFRDLFGIQPDDFMMSMCSSPLRELSNPGASGSIFYLTDDDEFIIKTVQHKEGEFLQKLLPGYYMNLNQNPRTLLPKFFGLYCFQCNSKNIRLIVMNNLLPSYVKMHLKYDLKGSTYKRKANKTERSKKSPTYKDLDFMEQHPNGIFLEADTYNALVKTIQRDCRVLESFKIMDYSLLVGVHNLDLAFKEKQAERMNPPQSPKSPREEESDLEDNFDPDHFITHDRDERERGATALNRSRSINRQRLVAHSTAMESIQAESEPIDEEEDVPPGGIPARSEKGERLLLFIGIIDILQSYRLKKKLEHTFKSIIHDGDTVSVCRPSFYAQRFQDFMAKTVFRKIPSLDLPEIKGNHRKFRTLVSSYIALKHSPSKRKSLSRVAQRSTEADSDSHRTAPSCCSTPPPAFDDISEGSSIHRPHHHDERGSVDRRVHMSGSTSRSTAYRDDTVRFHELTKSTYSISISEIRLDPHLAVDTSSGSQYGSRGALVWTPPASVEGSTPTYTEGTPSFTESSSSGDMAFSGNSSPLNTSASDRHKPTVEEALNSLTSEMPPPKSSFFKFNFDFFWWQKRS; translated from the exons GTAAGCGGAGATCAAAATATGCGTGCTGGAGCATCAGTGGGCCGATACAAGTATGATCGTGAACGCAAATTGGGCCATCGACGTATTGGTGAAGGTGGACAAATTACGtacaaaaaaatcgaaacaacTCAAATTATGGGATCGATTCAGTTAGGCATTCAACATACG GTTGGTAGTTTAGCATCGAAACCGAAACGCGATTTGCTGATGATGGATTTCTGGGAACTGGAGACCATATCATTCCCGCCAGAAGGTTCCAGTCTGACGCCAGCTCATCATTACAGTGAATTTAGATTCAAAATCTATGCACCGATCGCATTTCGCTATTTTAGAGATTTATTTGGCATTCAACCCGACGATTTTATG ATGTCGATGTGTTCGTCACCATTGAGAGAATTGTCCAATCCAGGCGCATCTGGATCGATATTCTATCTCACCGACGACGATGAGTTCATCATCAAGACCGTTCAACACAAAGAAGGTGAATTTTTGCAGAAGCTACTGCCCGGCTATTACATGAACCTCAATCAAAATCCACGTACTCTGTTGCCAAAGTTTTTCGGGCTCTATTGTTTCCAATGCAATAGCAAAAATATTAGACTAATTGTTATGAATAACTTGTTACCGTCGTACGTTAAAATGCATTTGAAATACGATTTGAAGGGATCAACGTACAAACGGAAG GCAAATAAAACTGAAAGAAGTAAAAAGTCTCCAACCTACAAAGATCTTGATTTTATGGAACAGCATCCGAACGGGATTTTTCTCGAAGCCGACACATACAATGCATTAGTGAAAACAATTCAACGCGATTGTCGTGTGCTGgaatcatttaaaataatgGACTATTCACTGCTGGTGGGCGTTCACAATTTAGATTTAGCATTTAAGGAAAAACAAGCCGAACGAATGAATCCACCCCAATCGCCAAAATCGCCGCGTGAAGAAGAATCGGACCTGGAAGACAATTTCGATCCCGATCATTTCATCACGCATGACCGAGATGAACGGGAACGCGGCGCGACTGCATTGAATCGGAGTAGATCGATCAATCGTCAACGGCTGGTGGCACATTCGACGGCAATGGAAAGTATTCAAGCGGAAAGTGAGCCAATTGATGAGGAAGAAGATGTACC ACCGGGCGGTATACCAGCACGAAGTGAAAAGGGTGAACGACTGTTATTATTTATTGGAATCATAGACATACTACAATCGTATCGACttaagaaaaagttggaacaCACATTCAAAAGTATTATTCATGATGGA gaCACCGTGTCGGTATGTCGACCATCATTCTACGCTCAAAGATTTCAGGATTTTATggcgaaaacagtttttcgaaaGATACCATCGC TGGATCTGCCGGAGATTAAAGGGAATCATAGAAAGTTCCGTACTTTGGTCTCAAGTTACAtag CTCTGAAACATTCTCCGTCAAAACGAAAAAGTCTATCCCGAGTAGCTCAAAGGTCCACGGAAGCAGACTCGGACAGTCATC GTACTGCACCCTCATGTTGCTCTACACCTCCTCCTGCTTTTGACGATATATCGGAAGGAAGTAGCATTCATCGGCCGCATCATCACGATGAACGAGGAAGTGTTGACCGTCGTGTTCACATGAGTGGATCGACCAGTCGCAGTACAGCGTATAGGGATGATACTGTCAG ATTTCACGAATTGACCAAATCCACGTATAGTATTAG TATATCCGAGATCCGGCTAGATCCTCATCTAGCTGTCGACACATCTAGCGGAAGTCAGTATGGATCTAGGGGAGCATTAGTATGGACACCACCAGCTTCGGTTGAAGGGTCAACGCCTACTTACACAGAAGGAACACCAAGTTTTACCGAGTCCAGTTCAAGTGGAGATATGG CTTTTTCAGGAAATTCGTCACCTTTAAACACGTCAGCATCCGATCGTCACAAGCCTACGGTGGAGGAGGCATTGAATTCATTAACATCGGAAATG cCTCCACCAAAAtcgtctttttttaaatttaattttgacttCTTTTGGTGGCAAAAGCGGagttaa